The proteins below come from a single Sphingomonas carotinifaciens genomic window:
- the fliR gene encoding flagellar biosynthetic protein FliR, producing the protein MLGFGLAIEPQIWAVLFVMIRVGAAFITAPVFGAVSVPLPVRVSLAGAIAFLVLATHRVVPPPVIFSVTTILSVAAEASVGLALGLILQVAFAAPLVASELIGGSMGIGFASTIDPLNGRSSQALGQFFTVMLTLLFLSVDGHLVLVDTVVKSYDALPPGRAWMTAAQFREIAFFGGYAFFAGLLLALPVGFLLLCLNLVVGMMSRAAPALNLFAVGLPAALAVGVIALAIAFPAMGDYMLVIIREALAAAENLVLR; encoded by the coding sequence ATGCTCGGCTTCGGGCTCGCGATCGAGCCGCAGATCTGGGCGGTGCTGTTCGTGATGATCCGCGTCGGTGCCGCCTTCATCACCGCACCCGTGTTTGGCGCCGTGTCGGTGCCGCTGCCGGTGCGCGTCAGCCTGGCGGGCGCGATCGCCTTCCTGGTGCTGGCCACCCACCGCGTCGTGCCGCCGCCGGTGATCTTTTCGGTCACCACCATCCTGTCGGTCGCCGCCGAGGCCAGCGTCGGGCTGGCGCTGGGCCTGATCCTGCAGGTCGCGTTCGCCGCGCCGCTGGTCGCCAGTGAACTGATCGGCGGATCGATGGGCATCGGCTTTGCCTCCACGATCGACCCGCTCAACGGCCGCTCGTCCCAGGCGCTGGGCCAGTTCTTCACGGTCATGCTGACGCTGCTCTTCCTGTCGGTCGACGGGCATCTGGTGCTGGTCGACACGGTGGTCAAAAGCTATGACGCGCTGCCCCCCGGACGGGCGTGGATGACCGCGGCGCAGTTTCGCGAGATCGCCTTTTTCGGCGGCTATGCCTTTTTCGCCGGGCTGTTGCTGGCGCTGCCGGTCGGCTTCCTGCTGCTCTGCCTGAACCTCGTCGTCGGCATGATGAGCCGCGCCGCGCCCGCGCTGAACCTGTTCGCGGTCGGCCTGCCGGCGGCCCTTGCGGTCGGCGTCATCGCACTCGCCATCGCCTTCCCCGCGATGGGCGATTACATGCTGGTCATCATCCGCGAGGCGCTGGCCGCCGCGGAAAATCTGGTGCTGCGCTGA
- a CDS encoding retropepsin-like aspartic protease: MKRAIAAFSLTVAAASAPAQHVPLVIPPSTPPPLPIPDETLLQLGAVEQRMTVPVMIGARGPWHFVIDTGAERTVIARELAGVLGLTAGPGARIVALTGIMPVETAIIPALRVSSLPPRGVVAPALAAQHIGAQGLLGIDALQDHAVTIDFDRDQMTLIPAPRRARKGAADEIVITARSRLGQLIVTDAAWRGTRIAVVIDTGTPYSIGNGALLNAMTRRQRTLPAVTLTSVTGQSLVAPSLLADDLVVGGIHFASVPMGFADSAAFDRLGLGDKPALLLGMDVLRLFRRVAIDFPNRQIRFLNHRTDRGRPVWPG; encoded by the coding sequence ATGAAGCGTGCGATTGCCGCCTTTTCTCTTACGGTTGCAGCCGCTTCGGCACCTGCCCAGCATGTGCCGCTGGTCATCCCGCCCTCGACGCCGCCGCCGCTCCCCATACCTGACGAGACGTTGCTGCAGCTGGGCGCGGTGGAGCAGCGCATGACCGTGCCGGTGATGATCGGCGCGCGTGGCCCCTGGCATTTCGTCATCGATACGGGGGCGGAGCGCACCGTGATCGCGCGCGAACTGGCGGGGGTGCTGGGGCTGACCGCTGGCCCCGGTGCACGCATCGTCGCGCTGACCGGCATCATGCCGGTGGAAACCGCGATCATCCCCGCGCTTCGGGTCAGCAGCCTGCCGCCACGCGGCGTGGTCGCGCCTGCGCTGGCGGCGCAACATATCGGGGCGCAGGGGCTGCTCGGCATCGATGCGTTGCAGGACCATGCGGTCACCATCGATTTCGATCGCGACCAGATGACGCTGATCCCCGCCCCGCGCCGCGCGCGAAAGGGGGCGGCGGACGAGATCGTCATTACCGCCCGGTCGCGGCTGGGACAGTTGATCGTCACCGATGCCGCGTGGCGCGGCACCCGCATCGCGGTGGTGATCGACACCGGCACCCCCTACAGCATCGGCAACGGCGCGCTGCTGAACGCGATGACCCGGCGGCAACGGACCTTGCCCGCCGTCACGCTCACCTCGGTGACCGGCCAGTCGCTGGTCGCGCCGTCGCTCCTCGCCGACGATCTGGTGGTCGGCGGCATCCACTTCGCGAGCGTGCCGATGGGCTTTGCCGACAGCGCGGCGTTCGACCGGCTGGGGCTGGGCGACAAGCCCGCGCTGCTGCTCGGCATGGATGTGCTGCGCCTGTTCCGGCGGGTGGCGATCGACTTTCCCAACCGCCAGATCCGCTTCCTCAACCACCGCACGGATCGCGGGCGCCCCGTCTGGCCCGGTTGA
- a CDS encoding DUF885 domain-containing protein, with translation MNRRNFIGATTAASAFALAPRAVAQAAPGDARLTAAFDTILATTLQESPELATSLGFDKGANAGLKSKLDDNSLAGRKRSLARAQMAERELRAIQPDTLSPQGRIDRDVVLYSIEQQQVGPARFDIDAPTQPYRITQQRGVYFDLPDFLDSTHTVANAADADAYIARLDQMGTALDNDTAVQAAEAERGLVAPDFSLDLALGQMMKLRQPQPAANTLVDSIRRRTAEANIAGDHAAEAAEIVRAKVYPALDRQIALVRKLRAGARKDAGLWAVPQGEAIYAAALAAATTTTLSPSEVHQMGLEQVADLTSQLDAILKQQGLTKGSVGARLAALNATPAQLYPDTPAGRTALIAGLNDSVRAMQAKLPQAFTNAPDAPLEIKAVPAAIQDGASNGYYYRAPLDGSRPAIYWINLKSVADWPKYTLPSLTYHEGVPGHHLQISTAQRADTHVLRKISFFGAYLEGWALYAEQLADELGGYAGPIERAGYLQSFLFRAARLVADTGIHTKRWTREQGTQYFVDTVGFARPRSQREIERYCTMPGQACSYKIGHASWLRARAKAQEILGDRFDLKQFHDILEAGAVPLTMLEQLTEARAQALRG, from the coding sequence ATGAATCGCCGCAATTTCATCGGCGCCACCACGGCCGCGAGCGCGTTTGCGCTGGCGCCGCGTGCCGTGGCGCAGGCCGCACCCGGCGACGCCCGGCTGACGGCGGCGTTCGACACCATCCTGGCGACGACGCTGCAGGAATCGCCCGAGCTTGCCACCTCGCTCGGCTTCGACAAGGGCGCCAATGCGGGGCTGAAGTCGAAGCTGGACGACAATTCGCTTGCCGGCCGCAAGCGCAGCCTGGCGCGCGCGCAGATGGCGGAGCGCGAGTTGCGCGCGATCCAGCCCGATACGTTGTCGCCGCAAGGCCGGATCGACCGCGACGTCGTGCTATATTCGATCGAGCAGCAGCAGGTCGGCCCCGCCCGCTTCGACATCGACGCGCCCACCCAGCCCTATCGCATCACGCAGCAGCGCGGCGTGTATTTCGACCTGCCCGACTTCCTCGATTCGACGCATACGGTCGCCAATGCCGCCGATGCCGACGCCTATATCGCCCGGCTCGACCAGATGGGCACGGCACTCGACAACGACACCGCGGTGCAGGCGGCGGAGGCGGAGCGCGGCCTTGTCGCGCCCGACTTCTCGCTCGATCTGGCGCTGGGCCAGATGATGAAGCTGCGTCAGCCTCAGCCCGCGGCCAACACGCTGGTCGATTCGATCCGCCGCCGCACCGCCGAGGCGAACATCGCCGGCGACCATGCCGCTGAGGCCGCCGAGATCGTCCGGGCCAAGGTCTATCCCGCGCTCGACCGCCAGATCGCGCTCGTCCGCAAGCTGCGGGCGGGTGCCCGCAAGGATGCCGGGCTGTGGGCGGTACCGCAGGGCGAGGCGATCTACGCCGCCGCGCTGGCGGCGGCGACCACCACCACCCTGTCGCCCAGCGAAGTGCACCAGATGGGGTTGGAGCAGGTCGCCGACCTGACGAGCCAACTGGATGCGATCCTGAAGCAGCAGGGATTGACCAAGGGGTCGGTCGGCGCGCGCCTTGCCGCGCTCAATGCGACGCCGGCACAGCTTTATCCCGATACGCCCGCCGGCCGCACCGCGCTGATCGCCGGGCTGAACGACAGCGTGCGCGCGATGCAGGCCAAGCTGCCGCAGGCCTTTACCAATGCGCCCGATGCGCCGCTGGAGATCAAGGCGGTGCCCGCCGCGATCCAGGATGGCGCGTCGAACGGCTATTACTACCGCGCGCCGCTGGATGGTTCGCGCCCGGCCATCTACTGGATCAACCTGAAGTCGGTCGCCGACTGGCCGAAATACACGCTGCCCTCGCTCACCTATCATGAAGGCGTGCCGGGCCATCACCTGCAAATCTCCACCGCGCAACGCGCCGACACGCATGTGCTGCGCAAGATCAGCTTCTTTGGCGCCTATCTGGAGGGCTGGGCGCTCTATGCCGAGCAGCTGGCGGACGAGCTGGGCGGCTATGCCGGGCCGATCGAGCGCGCCGGATACCTGCAATCCTTCCTGTTCCGCGCCGCACGGCTGGTCGCGGATACCGGCATCCACACCAAGCGCTGGACGCGCGAGCAGGGGACGCAATATTTCGTCGACACGGTCGGCTTCGCCCGTCCCCGCTCGCAGCGCGAGATCGAGCGATACTGCACGATGCCGGGCCAGGCGTGCAGCTACAAGATCGGTCACGCAAGCTGGCTACGTGCGCGGGCAAAGGCACAGGAGATCTTGGGGGATCGGTTCGACCTGAAGCAGTTCCACGACATATTGGAGGCCGGTGCGGTGCCGCTGACCATGCTGGAACAACTGACCGAGGCGCGGGCGCAGGCGTTGCGGGGGTGA
- the fliQ gene encoding flagellar biosynthesis protein FliQ: MDADYFLTLANQTMWVLALAAAPILLPVLVSGLIIGMIQAATSINEATLSFVPKLIVVAFAILIFGGLILGLLSDFTVSMFERIPDLVR, from the coding sequence ATGGACGCCGATTATTTCCTGACGCTCGCCAACCAGACGATGTGGGTGCTGGCGCTTGCCGCGGCGCCCATCCTGTTGCCCGTGCTCGTCTCGGGCCTGATCATCGGCATGATCCAGGCGGCGACCTCGATCAACGAGGCGACCTTGTCCTTCGTCCCCAAGCTGATCGTCGTTGCCTTCGCCATCCTGATCTTCGGCGGGCTGATCCTGGGGCTGCTCAGCGATTTCACCGTCAGCATGTTCGAGCGTATCCCGGACCTTGTGCGCTGA
- a CDS encoding RelA/SpoT family protein, with protein sequence MLRQYELVDRVLDYDPEADEALLNRAYVFSMQAHGSQKRASGDPYFSHPIEVAGILTDLHLDDVTIATAILHDTIEDTVATPEEIERLFGPNVARLVDGVTKLSKIEAQTENERAAENLRKFLLAMSDDIRVLLVKLADRLHNMRTLHHIAKPEKRRRIAKETMDIYAPLAERIGMYEFMKEMQTLAFQQLEPEAYESISRRLEQMKEGGDDRINGIALDLKLLLSRAGVEAEVTGREKHPYSIFRKMSERHISFEQLSDVMAFRAIVPTEEDCYRTLGIIHRSWPMVPGRFKDYISTPKRNGYRSLHTSVIHARDARVEIQIRTPEMHAEADYGLAAHWTYKQATRHDQQVSWIRDLVEILDTADSPEELLEHTRMAMYQDRIFAFTPKGELIQLPKGATPVDFAYAVHTTLGDQAVGAKINGRVVPLSTVIDNGDQVQILRSAGQTPQINWLNVAITGKALAAIRRHLRQAERAEQVTLGTKLYEDIVERLPAQIGADALPEALKRLKMSDEGQLMVAIARRTISDAAVMEALMPGSAGADVAELAPQSSAISIKGLTPGVAYELAECCHPVPGDRIVGVRRPDAGIEVHAIQCPVLSELADRSDDETAWVDISWGDETEGATARITVMVKNEPGALGVLASVIGAHKANIINLRLDTRDARFHTNMIDVEVHDVHHLMRLMAALRATDVVGSVERV encoded by the coding sequence GTGCTCCGCCAGTATGAACTCGTCGACCGCGTGCTCGACTACGATCCAGAGGCCGACGAGGCGCTGTTGAACCGCGCCTATGTCTTTTCCATGCAGGCGCATGGCAGCCAGAAACGGGCCTCCGGCGACCCGTATTTCAGCCATCCGATCGAGGTGGCGGGCATCCTGACCGACCTGCATCTGGACGATGTGACGATCGCCACCGCGATCCTGCACGACACGATCGAGGACACGGTCGCCACGCCCGAGGAGATCGAGCGGCTGTTCGGGCCCAATGTCGCGCGACTGGTGGACGGCGTGACCAAGCTGTCCAAGATCGAGGCGCAGACCGAGAACGAGCGCGCGGCGGAAAACCTGCGCAAGTTCCTGCTCGCCATGTCGGACGATATCCGCGTGCTGCTGGTGAAGCTGGCCGACCGGCTGCACAATATGCGCACGCTGCACCACATCGCGAAGCCCGAGAAGCGCCGGCGCATCGCGAAGGAGACGATGGACATCTACGCCCCGCTCGCCGAGCGGATCGGCATGTACGAGTTCATGAAGGAGATGCAGACGCTCGCCTTCCAGCAGCTCGAACCCGAGGCGTATGAATCGATCAGTCGCCGGCTGGAACAGATGAAGGAGGGCGGCGACGACCGGATCAACGGCATCGCACTGGACCTGAAGCTGCTGCTCTCGCGCGCCGGCGTGGAGGCGGAGGTGACGGGCCGCGAAAAGCATCCCTATTCGATCTTCCGCAAGATGTCCGAACGGCACATCAGTTTCGAGCAACTGTCGGACGTGATGGCGTTCCGCGCGATCGTGCCGACCGAGGAGGATTGCTACCGCACGCTTGGCATCATCCATCGCAGCTGGCCGATGGTGCCGGGGCGGTTCAAGGACTATATCTCGACGCCCAAGCGCAACGGCTATCGCTCGCTGCACACCAGCGTGATCCATGCCCGCGACGCGCGTGTGGAGATCCAGATCCGCACCCCCGAAATGCATGCCGAGGCCGATTACGGGCTGGCCGCGCACTGGACCTACAAGCAGGCGACCCGCCACGACCAGCAGGTGAGCTGGATTCGCGATCTGGTCGAGATCCTCGACACCGCCGACAGCCCCGAGGAGCTGCTCGAACACACGCGCATGGCGATGTATCAGGATCGCATCTTCGCCTTCACGCCCAAGGGCGAGCTGATCCAGTTGCCCAAGGGGGCGACCCCGGTCGACTTCGCCTATGCCGTGCACACCACGCTGGGCGATCAGGCGGTGGGTGCCAAGATCAACGGCCGCGTCGTCCCCTTGTCGACGGTGATCGATAATGGCGACCAGGTGCAGATCCTGCGCTCCGCCGGGCAGACGCCGCAGATCAACTGGCTGAACGTCGCGATCACCGGCAAGGCGCTGGCCGCGATCCGCCGCCATCTGCGCCAGGCGGAACGCGCCGAGCAGGTGACGCTGGGCACCAAGCTGTACGAGGATATCGTCGAGCGCCTGCCCGCGCAGATCGGCGCGGATGCGCTTCCCGAGGCGCTGAAGCGGCTGAAGATGTCGGACGAAGGCCAGTTGATGGTCGCCATCGCGCGCCGCACCATCTCGGACGCGGCGGTGATGGAGGCGCTGATGCCCGGATCGGCGGGCGCCGACGTCGCCGAACTGGCGCCGCAATCCAGCGCGATCTCGATCAAGGGGCTGACGCCGGGCGTCGCCTATGAACTCGCCGAATGCTGCCACCCGGTGCCCGGCGACCGCATCGTCGGCGTGCGCCGTCCCGATGCCGGGATCGAGGTGCATGCGATACAGTGCCCGGTGCTCAGCGAGCTTGCCGACCGTTCGGACGACGAAACCGCCTGGGTCGACATTTCCTGGGGCGACGAGACCGAGGGCGCCACCGCGCGCATCACGGTGATGGTGAAGAACGAGCCCGGTGCGCTGGGCGTGCTCGCCTCGGTCATCGGCGCGCACAAGGCCAACATCATCAACCTGCGCCTCGACACCCGCGACGCACGCTTCCACACCAACATGATCGATGTCGAGGTGCACGACGTGCACCATCTGATGCGCCTGATGGCGGCGTTGCGGGCGACCGATGTGGTGGGCTCGGTGGAGCGGGTCTGA
- a CDS encoding ligase-associated DNA damage response DEXH box helicase: protein MARWFENRGWQPRAHQLAMLEQAQAGRHALLVATTGAGKTLAGFLPTLVDLIDASVQGLHTLYVSPLKALAVDIQRNLLGPIEEMGVDIRVETRTGDTPSDRKARQRTKPPHILLTTPESLSLLLSYPDSVTLFAGLKTIVVDEVHAFATGKRGDLLALALARLQRLAPNLRRVALSATVADPDGYRAWLAPDGDIDAVSLVQGEAGAPPDISILLPQDRVPWAGHSGRYAAAQVMREIEAHRTAIIFCNTRSLAELIFQDLWKANDKGLPIGVHHGSLALEARRKVESAMAAGKLRALVATSSLDLGVDWGDVDCVIQMGAPKGSSRLLQRIGRANHRLDESSEAILVPGNRFEYLEARAALDAVEAGELDPDLFRPGALDVLAQHVMACACAAPFAQAALLDEIRSALPYSALTDDLFERVLGFIRDGGYSLRAYDRFKRLTQQADGLWRVSHPQFIAQHRLNAGIIVEATMLKVRFRNGRNLGKVEEGFAATLAPGDTFFFAGLSLEVETIDTEDLIVRATSRPARIPSYGGSRMPLSTSLAARVRDFLASPDEWHRFPEDVRDWLAIQSRRSMMPAPGQLLVETFPREGRHYMVAYSFEGWNAHQSLGMLITRRMEAQGLKPLGFVANDYALACYGLEKITDPASLFSSDILEHEFVDWVQQSHLLKRAFREVAVIGGLVERQHPGRRKSGRQVTFSTDLIYDVLRKYEPSHLLLQAAWDDARARMTDVGRLAHLLDRAAGTMLHVDLERVSPLAVPVLVLIGREKVSTTIGDDALLIEAEALAAEAMRVD from the coding sequence TTGGCGCGCTGGTTCGAGAACCGCGGCTGGCAGCCGCGCGCGCATCAGCTCGCCATGCTGGAACAGGCGCAAGCGGGGCGACACGCGCTGCTGGTCGCGACGACGGGCGCGGGCAAGACGCTGGCCGGTTTCCTGCCGACGCTGGTCGACCTGATCGATGCGTCGGTGCAAGGTCTCCACACCCTCTATGTCTCGCCGTTGAAGGCGCTGGCGGTGGATATTCAGCGCAACCTGCTGGGCCCCATCGAGGAGATGGGGGTGGACATCCGGGTGGAGACCCGCACCGGCGACACCCCGTCCGACCGCAAGGCGCGCCAGCGCACCAAGCCGCCACACATCCTGCTGACCACGCCCGAATCACTGTCGCTATTGCTCAGCTATCCGGACAGCGTGACCCTGTTCGCGGGGCTGAAGACCATCGTCGTGGACGAGGTCCACGCCTTTGCCACGGGCAAGCGCGGCGACCTGCTGGCGTTGGCGCTGGCGCGGCTCCAGCGGCTGGCGCCGAATTTGCGGCGGGTCGCACTATCGGCAACGGTGGCGGACCCCGACGGCTACCGCGCCTGGCTGGCGCCCGATGGCGACATCGATGCGGTGTCGCTGGTCCAGGGCGAGGCGGGCGCACCGCCCGACATCTCGATCCTGTTGCCGCAGGACCGGGTGCCCTGGGCGGGGCATTCGGGCCGCTATGCCGCGGCACAGGTGATGCGCGAAATCGAGGCCCACCGTACCGCGATCATCTTCTGCAACACGCGCAGTCTGGCCGAGCTGATCTTCCAGGACCTGTGGAAGGCGAACGACAAGGGCCTGCCGATCGGCGTCCATCATGGCAGCCTGGCGCTGGAGGCACGGCGCAAGGTGGAATCGGCGATGGCGGCGGGCAAGCTGCGCGCGCTGGTCGCCACCTCCAGCCTCGACCTGGGGGTCGACTGGGGCGATGTCGACTGCGTGATCCAGATGGGCGCGCCCAAGGGATCGTCGCGGCTGCTCCAGCGGATCGGGCGCGCCAACCACCGGCTGGACGAGTCGAGCGAGGCGATCCTCGTCCCCGGCAACCGCTTCGAATATCTGGAAGCGCGTGCCGCGCTGGATGCGGTGGAGGCGGGCGAGCTGGACCCGGACCTGTTCCGCCCCGGTGCGCTCGACGTGCTGGCGCAGCATGTGATGGCCTGCGCCTGCGCCGCGCCCTTCGCTCAGGCCGCGTTGCTGGACGAGATCCGCTCCGCCCTGCCCTATTCCGCATTGACCGACGACCTGTTCGAGCGGGTGCTGGGCTTCATCCGCGACGGCGGCTACAGCTTGCGCGCCTATGACCGGTTCAAGCGGCTGACCCAGCAGGCGGACGGGCTGTGGCGGGTCAGCCACCCGCAATTCATCGCGCAGCACCGGCTGAACGCCGGGATCATCGTGGAAGCGACGATGCTGAAGGTGCGGTTCCGCAACGGCCGCAATCTGGGCAAGGTGGAGGAAGGCTTCGCCGCCACGCTGGCGCCGGGCGACACCTTCTTCTTCGCCGGGCTCAGCCTGGAGGTGGAGACGATCGATACCGAGGACCTGATCGTCCGCGCGACCAGCCGCCCGGCGCGCATCCCCAGCTATGGCGGCAGCCGCATGCCGCTGTCGACCAGCCTTGCCGCACGGGTGCGCGACTTTCTGGCATCACCGGACGAATGGCACCGCTTTCCGGAGGATGTGCGCGACTGGCTGGCGATCCAGAGCCGCCGCTCGATGATGCCCGCCCCCGGCCAGCTGCTGGTCGAGACCTTCCCGCGCGAGGGGCGGCATTACATGGTCGCCTACAGCTTCGAGGGGTGGAATGCGCATCAGTCGCTGGGGATGCTCATCACCCGGCGGATGGAGGCACAGGGGCTGAAGCCGCTCGGCTTCGTCGCGAACGACTATGCGCTAGCGTGCTATGGGCTGGAAAAGATCACCGATCCCGCCAGCCTGTTCTCCTCCGATATTCTGGAACATGAGTTCGTCGACTGGGTGCAGCAGTCGCACCTGCTCAAACGCGCCTTTCGCGAGGTGGCGGTGATCGGCGGTCTGGTCGAGCGCCAGCATCCCGGCCGCCGCAAATCGGGGCGGCAGGTGACGTTCTCGACCGACCTGATCTACGACGTACTGCGCAAATACGAGCCCAGCCACCTGCTGCTGCAGGCCGCATGGGACGATGCCCGCGCGCGGATGACCGATGTCGGGCGTCTCGCGCATCTGCTCGACCGCGCGGCGGGGACGATGCTGCACGTCGATCTGGAACGGGTCAGCCCACTCGCGGTGCCGGTATTGGTGCTGATCGGGCGGGAGAAGGTGTCCACCACGATCGGCGACGATGCGTTGCTGATCGAGGCGGAGGCGCTGGCGGCGGAGGCGATGCGGGTGGATTAG
- the flhB gene encoding flagellar type III secretion system protein FlhB yields the protein MSEEGGDKTEAPTPKRRKKAAEDGQILRSRDLGAALVVLAGVAWMLFFGPSLIAACRAVMAASFTFSNADVEDFEPFRPLVQAGWRLAPALGSLFAITMLAAILSQAGLGSLTFNTKILAPKPSKLNPATGLKRILGPQGWIELGKSLFKVVLLGAIGGYMLWTSTRATLGLAQSNLPTALEELGDTFMGILLVMALGLVLIAGFDIPIQIFQLFKKLKMSKQEVKDEHKETEGSPEAKAHMRAKQREMSRRSVRSAVAEAHVILTNPTHFAVALRYDRGRDQVPVVVAKGRGVSALAIRDVAGELKIPILEYPQLARAVYYTSRENQEVRGDLYQAIAVVLAFVFNLNARAGGTAQPPIDVPTSARFDENGIPQP from the coding sequence ATGTCCGAGGAGGGTGGCGACAAGACAGAAGCCCCGACACCCAAGCGGCGCAAGAAAGCCGCGGAGGATGGCCAAATCCTGCGCAGCCGCGATCTCGGGGCTGCGCTTGTCGTTCTCGCCGGTGTCGCATGGATGCTGTTCTTCGGGCCGTCGCTGATCGCGGCCTGCCGCGCTGTGATGGCGGCCAGCTTCACCTTCTCCAACGCCGATGTGGAGGATTTCGAGCCGTTCCGCCCGCTGGTCCAGGCCGGCTGGCGCCTCGCGCCTGCGCTTGGCTCGCTGTTCGCGATCACCATGCTGGCTGCGATCCTGTCCCAGGCGGGGCTCGGCTCGCTCACCTTCAACACCAAGATACTGGCGCCCAAGCCGTCCAAGCTGAACCCGGCAACGGGGTTGAAGCGCATCCTGGGGCCGCAGGGCTGGATCGAGCTGGGCAAGTCGCTGTTCAAGGTCGTGCTGCTCGGCGCGATCGGCGGCTATATGCTGTGGACGTCGACACGCGCGACGCTGGGGCTGGCGCAATCCAACCTGCCGACCGCGCTGGAAGAGCTGGGCGACACCTTCATGGGCATCCTGCTGGTCATGGCGCTGGGCCTCGTCCTGATCGCCGGCTTCGACATCCCGATCCAGATCTTCCAGCTGTTCAAGAAGCTGAAGATGTCCAAGCAGGAGGTGAAGGACGAGCACAAGGAGACCGAGGGCTCGCCCGAGGCCAAGGCGCACATGCGCGCCAAGCAGCGCGAAATGTCCCGCCGCAGCGTGCGCAGCGCCGTCGCCGAGGCACATGTCATCCTGACCAACCCGACGCATTTCGCGGTCGCGCTGCGCTATGATCGCGGGCGCGATCAGGTGCCCGTCGTCGTCGCCAAGGGGCGCGGGGTCAGCGCGCTGGCGATCCGCGACGTGGCGGGCGAGCTGAAGATCCCGATCCTGGAATATCCGCAGCTTGCGCGCGCCGTCTATTACACCAGCCGCGAGAACCAGGAGGTGCGCGGCGACCTGTACCAGGCGATCGCGGTCGTCCTCGCCTTCGTCTTCAACCTCAACGCCCGCGCCGGCGGCACCGCGCAACCGCCGATCGACGTGCCGACCAGCGCCCGCTTCGACGAAAACGGCATTCCCCAACCCTGA